The nucleotide sequence AATTTGGTTAGAACAAGCGCAATTGGGACTAGGCTTATGGGAAGGAGAATATGAAGGAATCGATCGCCTATGGTTGCGTTGGTACGATCAAAACCATAATTGGCTTCTCACTCCTGCTGAAGAACAGTTTCAACGAGCCGAACGCTTGGCAGACCAACTGAGAGCGTTGGGTGTTGACCCTGAGACCCTTTAGAACTTTTACAAGCTACTAAGTAGGTCAGCGTTATAATTTCCTTGTTCCTTACAGATTGTAAACTTAATTTAATTCCGCCTCAAGAGGGGCTTTTGACTTAATTTACAAAACGTAATCTAGTGCTGTTTTAATGCGCCGACCTACTTACTCGTTTTGAGCTAACCGTTACGAGGAACTTATGAGTGTTACTATTCCACTGCCAAATCTGCAATTGATGCCAGGGAGTCTGGTTTCTATAAGTGGGATTTCGTGGCAAGATTATGAAGCCATCCAACAAGAATTAGGCGAAAATCGAAACCTGCGACTGGTTTACTATCCAGATGTTCTAGAAATCATGTCTCCTTCCGCTGCTCATGAAAGACCCCATCGTCTCATCGCTTATATTGTCACCGCAATTTTAGAACATCAAGAACGGGATTGGGAAGATTTTGGTTCAACTACTCTCAAGTATCCAGAAGTTGCTGCAATTGAACCCGATACTTGTTTTTATATTCAAAATGCTGCTTGCGCTCGCAATTTTACTAATCTAGATTTAACCCAATCTCCTCCTCCTGATTTAGCAATTGAATGTGATGTGACCTCAAAAACAGTGATCAAGGCTTATGAGGCTTTGAGAGTGCCTGAAGTTTGGATCTATAGTAGTGACAAATTACAAATTTTTGTTTTCTCAGAAACTGGATATGAACAAGTGCAAAATAGCCTGACCTTTCCTGATTTTCCCATCAGCGATCTGATTCCACAGTTAATTCAAACGGGAATGTTAGAAGGAACTCGGCAAATGCTAGGAAAATTAAAGGCAAACTTAGCGAAGAAGCAATATAGCAATCCTAAATCAATTGTAAATTTTTAGTTGGGATCCCCCCTTTAATTCCCCCCTTAGTAACCGGAGCTTTAGTGAGGAGGGTGGGGGGGATCGTAAATGTTGAGCTAGTTTTTACAAAGTGAGATCATATTGCTATACATAACTGGTTAACTCGATGAGAAGATCGAAATCTTAAGGGTTAATATAATCAAACAACAGAAATAATAAAAAAATTATGGCGACAATTACTGAACCTAAACCTCAATTAACCCTAGAAGAGTTTTTGGCATTACCAGAAACTAAACCCTATCGTGAATATTTTAATGGGAAAATAGAGCAAAAACCCATGCCTCAAGGAGAACATAGCATTATTCAAACATCTTTATCAACTAAAATTAACGAAGTAGGTAAACCTCAGAGAATTGCTTTAGCTTTAACAGAGTTACGCTGTAATTTAGTCGATTGCTCTATTGTACCTGATATATCGGTTTTTATTTGGGATCGCATTCCTAAAAATGAACAAGGGAAAATCGCCAATCGTTTTAATATTCATCCTGATTGGGTTATTGAAATTTTATCGCCAGAACAATCTGCTAATAAAGTGATTAGGAAAATCATGTTTTATTTGAGTCAGGGAACACAATTAGCTTGGTTAATTGATCCTGAAGATGAATCGGTTATGATATTTAAACCTGAGCAATTTCCTGAAATCAAATGCGATGAGGAAATTTTGCCCGTTTTAGAAACTCTTAAAGATTTACAGTTATCTGTTAAAGAGATGTTTAGTTGGCTAAGTATCAATTAATATTTATTGTCGAAAATTCCCGTTATCGAGTTCGTAAGTTGCCAATTTAACCCCCTTTATTGCCTAAAATATATACTAATATGAAATCCATTGATAGTTGCTACAAATGACTGGTCTAACGATCCCCCCTTCGCCCCCCTTGGTAAGGGGGGTTGGGGGGATCTACTGTAGTAGGATTTTTGGGATTTCATATAAGGACAAAACGAATCGTTGCGCGATCGCGCACACAATTAACTAAAATAGTTGATAAAGCGAGGTAGGGCAAAATTTATCATGCAAACCCATCAAGTTTCTAACCAACCCCAACTGTATGATCAAGATTATTACCTGTGGCTAAAAACCACTCAAAAGCAACTGGCAACGGGTGACTTTTCTGCACTGGATATTGCCAATTTAGTTGAAGAACTTGCTGATAGGGGGAAAAGTGAAAAACGATCTGTAGAAAGCAATCTAACAATTCTGATGATGCACTTGCTGAAATACCAATACCAACCCCAAAAACGTTCTAACAGTTGGCTGTTTACCATTCGAGAACATCGCAGAAGACTCGAAAAACTGTTTAAAGATAGTCCTAGCTTAAAGCAATACTGTACTGAAGTTTTGAATGAATGCTATGACGATGCACGAGAACTCGCTGCTGCTGAAACCGGTTTACCGTTAGAAACCTTTTCACATCAAACTTGTTTTACAATAGAAAATATTCTAAACCCATCAAGATAGTTTATAACCAAAGCAAAAAATAATTGTGGAGTAGAAGACAACTATGACATCATCTTTGTATGAAACTGATTATAATTATTGGTTACAAGATACCATTCAAAATATTCACGAGCGTAACTTTGAAAACATTGACTGGGAAAACTTAATTGAAGAATTAGAAAGCATGGGCAGAAGTGAAAAGCGAGCCCTAATTAGTCTTTTAACTCGATTGATTGAACATTTACTCAAGTTATCTTACTGGGAAGAGGAAAAAGAAAGAGTTGGCAATCACTGGGCAGCAGAAATTGTTAACTTTCGCGCCCAAATTCAAACCCGTCTTGAAGATAGTCCAAGTCTTCGTTCTCAGTTACCTAGTTTATATGAAAAGGCTTATTCAGTTGCTGTAAAATCAGTTTCTAAGCTCTTTTACTTACCGCCAAATGCTGAAATCACTCTAACTCAAGCGTTAGATGAAGATTGGTTTCCAAGCAAGAAGAACTGAGAGTTTGAAAATGGACCCTTACAAAGCAACTGCTAGATAGGGAGAGCTACTGCGAATGGTATATACTTGACCCTAGCTTGGCGAATTCGTCGTAATTTAAATGCTCACTCGCTGGCTTTGGGCGCAAGATCGGTATATGAAAATCGAAGTCAAAAAACTTTTAGACACTCCTGCAAGTGAACTCAGTCGGGGAGATAAAATCCGTCAGCAAAAAATACTTGCTCCCTTAATCATTTTCTTTTATTGCCTTATTCTAAAACAAGGAATTTTAGATGGTTGGCATGGTTGGTATTATGCCTTACAACGGATGCTCGCTGAAACTCTATTATCCATTCGTTTAATAGAAGAAGAATACCTTCAATCTTAATATTTTTATTCTATGAATAATTTAATTGCAAATCAAACATTTCAATATATTTGGTCACACCCCAACTCCAGAGGAAGACAGATACCAGCCATCTTTAAATTTATAAGCTGGCAAATTTATAAACGAATTACTAAAAACACAATCACCTTAAATCTTCTTCCAGAAATTAAACTTCATTGCTCACCTGATAGTCGTTCAGCCTCCAGCTTTGGGGGTCATAATTGCGACCTACGCGCAACACCAAACCCCTAACCCCCAAGCTATCTTTGTCCTCGGTGGCGACAGAAATTGAGAACAAGCAGCCATAACATTGCTATTACACCCATTGGCATTTCCTCGCGATCACGCTCCCTTCAACCTTGAGCAATCTCTTGCGCGATCATGTTCCCCGGATGCCGTTTCCTGTACTTTCATCCTAGACCTGACAAGTCAACTCAATTGTTGCGCGATCGCGCTCCCTTGAATCTTAGAAGATTTCTGGCGCGATCGTCTTCACTGAATGCAGTTTCCTCCACTTCCCTCCCAGACCTGACAAGCCAACTCAATTGTTGCGCGATTGAGCTTCGCTCACTGCCGAAGGCGATCGCGCTGTCATTCGGGAAGCTGATGAACTTACGGATTGTTTTGGGCTAACCAAGCCTCTACCTCTTCCACGTCCGAAAAATCGAGTAATGCCTCTGCTAAGGATTCTAACTGCGCGATCGACAACCGACGAATTTGTTGTTGAGTCCTTGCTTCCAATACGCCAAAGCGACGGGTTAATAAACGTAAAACTAATTCCACTTCTCCTTGTTGTCGTCCTTGTTGTAATCCTTGTTGTAATCCTTGCTCTCGCCCCTGTTGCAAGCCTTCCTTTAAGATTTGCTCATACCATGGAGACTCTCTTAACACAGCCATATCCCACCTCATAATATCCTGTACTACTGGTAGTTCTAGCACAAACGAGGCAAAAAAAGACAGTAGCGGTTCGAGTTCATTCAGGGCTTCATCTGCTCTAAGCTCCCTCAAGGCTTCTCTAACCACGCCTTCTTCTCCCCCACCTTTTAAGATGGGGACAAATGGCAGCAAACTCCGCAAGTTTTGCTCAAACACCAGTTGCACTTCCACCTCCCACAAATTAACCACCCGATAATCTTGATAGGCTCTGATGCCCTGAAAGGTTGATTCGTACCAAGTTGGGATTTGAGGATTAGCCAGATGAGGAAGGATATTTAACAAAACTGGATAAACAGGCAATTCATACTTTTCTTCGACAAGGGCAATATAGGCTCTCATCCTTCTGGGAACTTTCCTGTTATAGCGCAATTGAAGTTCATTGAGGAGGAGGAACTCTCCGAGTTCAGGGTGAGTCACTTTCAGAAGAATATCATTTTCTCGGCTCACCCACTGCAAGTCAGAATCCAGAAATTCTTCAACCTTTAATTCAGCAAGATTAGTCAGCCATTGTGCCCAGTTATCCGGAGCAAGGCTAACCAGTCGTTTACCACCAATATCTGCGGGTTGGTTCATGGGCATGAAAATGGGGATTGATGTCAAACCAAAAATCATATCATTGACGGAGCGCGATTGGATGCTCTGTCCATGCTTGGCAAACGCCCCCTGAACCTTAGAAGATTGCTGGCGCGATCGTCTTCACTGAATGCAGTTTCCTCCACTTCCCTCCCAGACCTGACAAGCCAACTCAATTGTTGCGCGATTGCACCCTGAACCTTGGCAGATTGCTGGCGCGATCATTTTCACCAGATACAGTTTCCTGCACTTCCATGCCAAACCTGACAATTTAATTGTTGCGCGATCGATTGTCATTCGAGAATCTGGTGAACTTATGGATTGTTTTGAGCTAACCCTCGCCTCTAACGCTTCTGAGTGCGCGATCGCGCCAGACTGCCTACAATATGAGAAAGACCTTCATCATGGAAGCAAAATGATGTACCAAAGCAACCCTCCTTTCTCCCCGAAAGAAACGCTTCCCACCATGTATGATTTACCTAGTGAAGACCCCTCAGAACCTGGTTTGCCCGACGAATTTCATCTCCTCCAACCGGAATTATTACGCCAGACCTTTCGCTCCCCCACTTATCCCAGCGAGCAGGTCTTTACCGCCACTGACCTAAACCTTTATTATGATGTCCGTCATCCCCAATGGTATAAACGCCCCGATTGGTTTGCTGTTTTAGGCGTTTCCCGACTTTATGAAGAAACCGACCTCCGTTTAAGTTATGTCACTTGGCAAGAAGGAAGGAATCCCTTTGTGGTGGTGGAACTCCTCTCCCCAGGCACTGAGGGAGAAGACTTAGGGCGCAATTTAAGAGACGTGAGTCAGCCCCCCAATAAATGGACGGTTTATGAACAAATCCTGAGAGTGCCCTATTACTTCGTCTTTAACCGCTACAGTGATGAATTCCGCGCCTTCGCCTTACAAGGAAGTCGTTATCAACCGTTATCGTTAGAAGGACAAGGGGTTTGGTTAGAACAAGCGCAATTGGGATTAGGCTTATGGGAAGGAGAATATGAAGGAATCCATCGCCTGTGGCTGCGTTGGTACGACCAAAACAACAATTGGCTTCTCACTCCTGCTGAACAAGCCACTCAACGAGCGGAACAAGAATCTCAACGGGCGGAACAAGCCACTCAACGGGCGGAACGCTTAGCAGAGCAACTGAGAGCGCTGGGTATCAATCCTGAAGCCTAAAGGTCTAGTGATCGTTTTGAGCTAGCCCAGCCTCTGAAACGTCTAAGCGCGATCGCTCTCCCTTGAACCTTGGAAAATTTCTGGCGCGATCGTCTTCACCAGATGCAGTCTCCTGGCCTTCCATCCCAGAGAGCGCGAGCTAACTACGATTAAGAAGATGCAATGGAAACTTTACTGATTACCTTACCGATTACCATGAGCTGGTTTCAAGAACCTAGATCGCGATTGTTTTGAGCTTTATTCAAACAGTTTTGGTGAAATCTCAATCAAGGTAGAATGAACTTTGCTCTGACCGACTTTACAAGAAAAAAATAGAGTTGTTGAACAGAAAGAATGGTTACCCAATTTTTTTGAAGAAGTGATTGGGGGTTGGGAAGGGGAACCCTTAGTAAGAGACCCCCAGCCAGAAGAGCAAGAGCGTGAAGCTTTCGGATGAATTATATTTGTAGCATCGTTGAATTGGAACTTTATTATGGTCCATATCGTAGCCGTCAAACCGAAGCAAATCTGACTAAATTAAAACGTTTTTTTCAGCAATTTTCGAGCTTAGGTTTTGATAATGAAGCTGCTCAGGTCGCAGGGTATGGGCGCGATCAGCTCAATCAAAAAGGACTGCCAATTGGAGTGTATGATTTACAAATTGCTTCAATTGGTATTGTTAATTATTTAACTTTAGTCACTCATAATGTCAGAGAATTCAGTCGTATTGAGGAATTGGTTTATGAAGACTGGGAATCGCCATAGATAAAAACAGAAAACAATTCGTGCGCAATCTAACATAGGCGTAGCCTAATCGCTATTCAATAAGGATTCGTAACATAAAAGGTATTATTGTTGCAATTCATCAAGACGGGCTAAGACTTGTCGGCTATGAATCGGAGGTTTAACGCCAATAAAGATTTCTCGTAAGATCCCGTCGGGATCAATGAGATAAGTATGACGCAGCGCTCGAATCCCGAGCCAGGATCCATAGGCTTTACTGACAGAACCATCTGTATCCGCAAGAAGAGGGAATTCAACCCCAAGCTCATCACAAAATTTTTCGTGAGATTGGACATCATCGGCACTTACCCCAATAATTTGGGTATTGCGAGCTTTGTATTTGGGCAGATCTTGCTGAAATCGTTTCGCTTCAAGTGTACAGCCGGAGGTAAAGTCTTCCGGGTAGAAATATAAAACGACCCATTTCCCTTTGTAATCAGACAAAGCGATTTCCCCATCTCCCGTATTGGTGGGAAGGGTGAATTCTGGGGCTGGTTCATTGAGTGAGGGTTGTTTTCCACCTAGAGCGTGGGCATTAGCAAGGAAAAAAAGGAAGCTTAAACATAAGCTTAAGCAAAGGGTGAGTAAATGACGACGGGACATGAACGCTTGCTCAATCACGGTTGCTTATTGAGAATAACATGTTTGTCCTTGTCATTGGTTCGTTGTTTTTGGATAATTTTCCAGAGAATTCATACCCTCTCTCAACGGGGTGAAACACGCTCGATCAAGGTAACCACTTCCCAATCAGTTACTCCGTCCAGTTTTTAGCTCGTCCCACTGCTTTTTGCCACATCTTAAAATTATCTTGGGCTTGGTGCTGATTTTTACTAGGAATAAAGCTGCGATCGCGCTTCCGTTTGGCAACTAACTCATCATAATCGTCCCAAAAACCAATATCTAGCCCTGCACCAAATGCCGCCCCCTGCGCTGTAGCATCCAGAATAGCCGGACGTTCTACCGGAATCCCTAAAACATCCGCTTGAAATTCCATTAAGAAGTTATTTTGGGAAGCCCCACCATCGACTTTTAATAAAGAAATTGGGGTATCCCCATCTTTATTCATGGCATCGACCACTTCTTTCACTTGATAGGCAATGGATTCTAAAACTGCTCGCACCATATGTTCCCGTTGCACCCCGCCGGTAATCCCCAAAAATCCGCCTCTAGCACTCATATCCCAATGAGGGGCGCCTAAACCACTCAAAGCGGGAACAAAGTAAACCCCATCCGTATCGGCTACTTCGCGGGCTAAGATTTCCGTTTCCGGTGCTGATTTAATCAGTTTCAGTCCATCTCGTAGCCATTGGATACAAGCCCCGGTGGTAAACATTGCCCCTTCTAGGGCATAGTTGGTAATCGGTTTACCGCCATTGGCTTCACTCCAAGCAACTGTTGAGAGGAGTTGATTGCGCGATCGCGTTAATTCTTGACCACTTTGGGAAATCAAGAAACAACCGGTTCCATAAGTACATTTGAGCATTCCTTTTTGGTTACAGCCGTGGGCAAACAGTGCCGCTTGTTGATCACCAAACACCGCACGAATGGGAATTTCGGTTCCCAGAATCTCTTCATCAATGGTGCCAAAATCTCCTAAACTCGGACGAATCTCGGGCATTAAATGTCTGGGAATGGTAAATAGGTCGAGTAAGTCGGTATCCCACTCCTGGGTTCCCAAATTCATTAACATGGTGCGGCTGGCATTGCTATGATCCGTGCCATGCACCCGTCTTCCGGTTAAATTCCAAAGAATCCAAGTATCAACCGTACCCGCTAAAACTTTATCTAAATCCACTTCGGGCTGATTTTGTTTCACCCAATCTAATAACCATGCCAACTTACTGGCAGAAAAATAGGCATCTAAAACTAAGCCCGTGCTATTTTGAATTTTTTCCGCATAGCCTTTTTGAGCTAACTCGCGACACTTTTGCGCCGTTCGTCGGTCTTGCCAGACAATCGCCCGGTGTAAGGGTTCTCCTGTTGTTTTATCCCAAAGTAAACAAGTTTCGCGTTGTACCGTTAACCCAGCGGCTGCAATTTCTTCAGGGGAAACATCGGTACTTCTTAACACCTGTTCCATACAGCTGCGGGTATCATGCCAAATTTCTATCGGATCGTGTTCGAGCCAACCGGGATGGGGATAATATTGGGTTAATTCTCCATAAGATTGTCCTACTACTTCTCCATTGTGATCAAAAAGAATGGCACGATTTCCTGTTGTTCCTAAGTCAAGGGCAAGAACGTATTTTTGCTTAGTCTCCACGGTAATCTCTCTACATTTCACTGTGTTTTAGTTTACCATTTCTCCTAAACTGATTTTTAAAAAAGTTAACTTCCCGAAACGACTCAATTCGTTCGGATATTGCGCCATTAGTAGGAGATGCAACCGTACTTCTGACTGATCGGAGTCGCTTATATTAGAAATGTAGAAATTAATTCTATCCTTAATTTTCTACGGTATTTTTCAAACTCATTTGGAGGAAAATTATCATGGCTTTAATTCGTTGGCAACCCTTCCGCGAAATCGATGAACTCCAACAAGAAATGAACCGAGTCTTTGATAATTTAGGTTATAGTTCTCTTGCTCGTAAAACTGATGGCTTAACGAGTTTTGTTCCTCCTGCGGAAATGGAAGAAACAGAAGATGCTGTGCTCATTCGTTTAGAAGTTCCCGGAATTAATCCCGAAGATATCGATATTCAAGCCAGTGCAGAATCAATTTCAATTCGCGGCGAACGTAAGTCAGAATCCAAAACTGAAGAAAAAGGAATGACACGCACTGAATTTCGTTATGGCAGTTTTCAACGGGTAATTCCGTTATCCACTCGCATTAATCATAATCAAGTGGAAGCGGAATATAAAAATGGTGTTCTCGAGTTAACCCTGCCCAAAGTTGAGGAAACAAAACAAAAAGCTGTAAAAGTAAAAGTTCATGGTTAACCCTTAGAGAGAATGAACCCATCCCCCTATTCTCGTTTTGAATGGGGGGATAATTATCTTCTGGGTGAGCCAGCGAATAACTGGCCCGAATAATAGCGCCTGGAACAGGCGTGGCGTTAAACCGCCAACAGTCACGCAAGTCCCGCCAGGATTAAGCACTGGTAAATATTGGAAAGGGGAACGATGCTTCGACTTGTCCCAACCAGGCGGTACTCGTCGGAATGAGTCAATTGGCTTTTCAGTTCAACAGGGGCGATCTCGCACCCAAAAAGTT is from Cyanobacteria bacterium GSL.Bin1 and encodes:
- a CDS encoding Hsp20 family protein; the encoded protein is MALIRWQPFREIDELQQEMNRVFDNLGYSSLARKTDGLTSFVPPAEMEETEDAVLIRLEVPGINPEDIDIQASAESISIRGERKSESKTEEKGMTRTEFRYGSFQRVIPLSTRINHNQVEAEYKNGVLELTLPKVEETKQKAVKVKVHG
- the glpK gene encoding glycerol kinase GlpK, which codes for METKQKYVLALDLGTTGNRAILFDHNGEVVGQSYGELTQYYPHPGWLEHDPIEIWHDTRSCMEQVLRSTDVSPEEIAAAGLTVQRETCLLWDKTTGEPLHRAIVWQDRRTAQKCRELAQKGYAEKIQNSTGLVLDAYFSASKLAWLLDWVKQNQPEVDLDKVLAGTVDTWILWNLTGRRVHGTDHSNASRTMLMNLGTQEWDTDLLDLFTIPRHLMPEIRPSLGDFGTIDEEILGTEIPIRAVFGDQQAALFAHGCNQKGMLKCTYGTGCFLISQSGQELTRSRNQLLSTVAWSEANGGKPITNYALEGAMFTTGACIQWLRDGLKLIKSAPETEILAREVADTDGVYFVPALSGLGAPHWDMSARGGFLGITGGVQREHMVRAVLESIAYQVKEVVDAMNKDGDTPISLLKVDGGASQNNFLMEFQADVLGIPVERPAILDATAQGAAFGAGLDIGFWDDYDELVAKRKRDRSFIPSKNQHQAQDNFKMWQKAVGRAKNWTE
- a CDS encoding Uma2 family endonuclease yields the protein MATITEPKPQLTLEEFLALPETKPYREYFNGKIEQKPMPQGEHSIIQTSLSTKINEVGKPQRIALALTELRCNLVDCSIVPDISVFIWDRIPKNEQGKIANRFNIHPDWVIEILSPEQSANKVIRKIMFYLSQGTQLAWLIDPEDESVMIFKPEQFPEIKCDEEILPVLETLKDLQLSVKEMFSWLSIN
- a CDS encoding Uma2 family endonuclease — its product is MSVTIPLPNLQLMPGSLVSISGISWQDYEAIQQELGENRNLRLVYYPDVLEIMSPSAAHERPHRLIAYIVTAILEHQERDWEDFGSTTLKYPEVAAIEPDTCFYIQNAACARNFTNLDLTQSPPPDLAIECDVTSKTVIKAYEALRVPEVWIYSSDKLQIFVFSETGYEQVQNSLTFPDFPISDLIPQLIQTGMLEGTRQMLGKLKANLAKKQYSNPKSIVNF
- a CDS encoding redoxin domain-containing protein encodes the protein MSRRHLLTLCLSLCLSFLFFLANAHALGGKQPSLNEPAPEFTLPTNTGDGEIALSDYKGKWVVLYFYPEDFTSGCTLEAKRFQQDLPKYKARNTQIIGVSADDVQSHEKFCDELGVEFPLLADTDGSVSKAYGSWLGIRALRHTYLIDPDGILREIFIGVKPPIHSRQVLARLDELQQ
- a CDS encoding virulence-associated protein; translated protein: MNYICSIVELELYYGPYRSRQTEANLTKLKRFFQQFSSLGFDNEAAQVAGYGRDQLNQKGLPIGVYDLQIASIGIVNYLTLVTHNVREFSRIEELVYEDWESP
- a CDS encoding DUF4351 domain-containing protein, with translation MNQPADIGGKRLVSLAPDNWAQWLTNLAELKVEEFLDSDLQWVSRENDILLKVTHPELGEFLLLNELQLRYNRKVPRRMRAYIALVEEKYELPVYPVLLNILPHLANPQIPTWYESTFQGIRAYQDYRVVNLWEVEVQLVFEQNLRSLLPFVPILKGGGEEGVVREALRELRADEALNELEPLLSFFASFVLELPVVQDIMRWDMAVLRESPWYEQILKEGLQQGREQGLQQGLQQGRQQGEVELVLRLLTRRFGVLEARTQQQIRRLSIAQLESLAEALLDFSDVEEVEAWLAQNNP
- a CDS encoding DUF29 family protein, translating into MTSSLYETDYNYWLQDTIQNIHERNFENIDWENLIEELESMGRSEKRALISLLTRLIEHLLKLSYWEEEKERVGNHWAAEIVNFRAQIQTRLEDSPSLRSQLPSLYEKAYSVAVKSVSKLFYLPPNAEITLTQALDEDWFPSKKN
- a CDS encoding DUF29 family protein; amino-acid sequence: MQTHQVSNQPQLYDQDYYLWLKTTQKQLATGDFSALDIANLVEELADRGKSEKRSVESNLTILMMHLLKYQYQPQKRSNSWLFTIREHRRRLEKLFKDSPSLKQYCTEVLNECYDDARELAAAETGLPLETFSHQTCFTIENILNPSR